The Haliotis asinina isolate JCU_RB_2024 chromosome 3, JCU_Hal_asi_v2, whole genome shotgun sequence genome segment TCTGTGTTTCCGTTACATCTCAACACATCAGATCTATACCTCACATGAGGCCACAACACTCCCAGATTATCTTCTAATGGTTACCCGGCGTGAACACTGATCAAGTCTCCAGCGCGTTTTAATCCACAGCCTTGATCAATATGATCAGTTGTAGTTCAGGTTGCTAAGCAGAACTGAATAATTGAACATACGAATCCATGGAAGTGCCTGGTGTATATCATAGGATAACTAGTTCAGGTTGCTAAGCAGAACTGAATAATTGAACATACGAATCCATGGAAGTGCCTGGTGTATATCATAGGATAACTAGTTCAGGTTGCTAAGCAGAACTGAATAACTGAACATACGAATCCATGGAAGTGCCTGGTGTATATAATAGGATAGCTACTGGATGCTGTTTTCCCTAAAGAAAAACCTTTCTTCTTCCatatgtaataaatacacaatgttattcagaaagtggtcagatgttaCACATGTGGGATTAAACCTTCTTAGTACAGAttgtagtacttttgttggCGCCCACTTCCAAGCCACGGTGGCGTCTGAATTCAGACTAGGTGTCTGAATTGTGTGATTGCAATAAGGTGCCTAACTCTGACTGCGTGGGCCCGAATCCCTCATAGGATTTAACCCAAGAAAAGTACTAGAAactgtactttactaaaaatAAGTATAATTCCAAACACATACTTATTCAAAGGAGTGAAAATACATCTTTAGGTTCTAAAGATAAACATGTTCGCATGTACTTGCAAACACCGAAGATGCTCCTCATATGCCACTTAGAAACTGTTCGGTTTGGGGAATGTCATGATTATCATTGCCTTGAACCAGATTAAAGTACTGCGACATATCGCGGCAGCACAACGGGGAAACGGGATGCAATTTGTTGTGGAATAACTTCACATGAGATCTTTGAAAAGTTATAAATTTCCCCTATTTATCTCGCTGCTTTAATAAGGAAGTGGTTGTGATATCTAGTCTGAACTGTCACCAAAGCATTCCTGGTAATGGACAAGGAAGGCGTGCATTAGATCCTTGTGGTCAGATGTCAAACTATCCCAAACGTCCTCATTACAACACATACTTACAGACCATGCACATCATGTACTCTTGTTTTCGTTATCTGTCCTTAAACGAGTAAACCGGTAACTAGTTTTAGTACTTCTGtgcgttaatatttaacgtcacatcggcaatatttcagtcatatcgtgacgaatcTCTGAGCTGGAGGCACATGATTACACTATGAATGTGCCTTTCAAAACAGGAACCTATCAAGTGACAAGAAGAGCTAATACATCCCTTCCTGTTAAGTTAAGAGCCGTGTGCTTGTCTGCATTGAATTAAGTTCAGTCTATGTTGTGATGTCAAGCGATGTCTCGGCTTACACTTCGAGTCATCGTGTATACCGCCTTGTCGATCACTGTCGGATGTACCTTTGAAGACTTTTAGTTGTCATCTAACTTCATAATTCAAGATGTCACACGTTCTCATAGTTAACAGTAACATGTTGTCCTGTATTATATAAACTGAATTATCATTTCTTGTACAGTATAACTATTTCTACATGTGTTATGATCGGAAAATATCGTCTAAGCAgtaagcattccacacaaatTTGTATTTCAGCACAGCTTGTTTTCTGGACGATGAGGCCTccaatgcttaaaaaagacttTAAGACTATACGACATGTGTGAAATGCCCGGTAtcctaaatatatacatatgtttaaACATATTCGAATAAATATAGCATGGTCAGACGGTGTATATGTGTTGCATGGAGTATAAACAAAGATCTCGCTTTAATATATGGTTGTTGTACTGTCATTGCCAGGAGACTACTATCGACTCACAGTTTCCGCGATGTATGGGGATATTTAATTACGCAACTGAGGGTTTAGCTCACAAGGGGAGACAGTAGAAGTAGTATTTGTTATTTTCTAGAAAAAAGAATCAGTAATAGATCTCACGGATCTATTTACTTGTGAAAACCAACTGGGCAGTTCGAAAAATAAGTCCACTCGGTGTCTGGGGAGATGTTACACATGTGGGATTAaaccttagtaaagtacagattgtaGTACGTTTGTTGGCGCCCACTGAATTCAGGCtaggtataaatatatatatttctgggTGTATTCTCACTCCTTCATCTCATCGGGTGAAGAAAACCAGGAAGCAGATAGCAATACCAGTACACGTGAACCAACAACAGTGATAAGATGACAATGATATTCAGGCACTTATTAGCTATTCAAGGACATCATGCGACCAGCAATTAGTTCTTGATTTCCCTTTGGAGTTCCATTGTCTCCTATGGTTGTTTTATTCAGCAGAGAAGTAAACGTCGGAGACTTATATTTGGTTATTCTTCCAGCCAAACTTTTTTCACAGCTGCCTGAAAGCGTCACCCATTCACTGACTGCTGCTGACAAATTAACATTACCTGCTAAGCTAAGAGCTATGAATTAACACTGCTATAGCCAAGAACATTCTATGATCGAAGACATAAAACCACGGCATTGGCAGAGGTAGATATATTGTTTTTGTATAAAGAAACACGAATACACATTTTGGACGATTAGGATTCACTAGTTCTAACCAATGATAGGTCCACCATGAGCATCAAGTGAACAGCAAGTGGCAACAGCCAGTACTCCTTCTTCACCAGCCACCTTATCTTGCCCATTTACAGCAGTGCACCATTCTGGCTGTGAACCTGAGCAATAAAAGAAATGAATACATATCCCAAACACTATTCAAAATCAATCTAACTTGTGTCTTTTCCGAAGGACAAATAAAGATCCGGgatagagttggtcttcagcaaccatgcttgtcgcaagggGCAACTAaagtggtcaggttcgttgactaGGTTCACACCTGTCATGGTATCCTAGTTGCGtggatcgatggtcatgcttgtgatcactggattgtctgaaaaACTGGCGTTACACAACAAAGAAACCAATCTTAAATGACCAACTGTTTCGGTTCAGTGGGTGGTCAACTTACATTGCATTCGCATTGCAGGACTGAAAAGTTCGGAATTTTGCGTGCACGTTATAAATCATGACACCAGTGAATGAGAAAATGTAGACAATACTTGGATTTATGCTTGTTTTCGTTAAGTCAACTCTGCATTCACTTACACTGAAGCTTCTCATGATAAAATGAAATCCAATTCATGATTTATGCTAAGAATTTGTTAAGACATAATTACGCACGAATTGTTGATTTTAGAATGAATCTGGTATAAACATTACCTCCAATAAACGCTCCTCCAGATCTCCCAAAGTTCGCCCTCACGTTACACCCTAACATCACAGTTCCTTTGTCACAGGATACCACAGCTTTATCTCCCATCTGGACTCCACTGGGTTTTGACACCTTTGTCTTACAGGTAAGCTTAGGGGCAGTGCAGCATGCAGCGTAAGACCATGTACCTGTACGGTGAAGGGTAAACATTGTTGCGTTCCTGCTGCTAACCTTGAGACCACAAGTAGAACAACAACCAGAACACAACCCACTGATCTTTCAGTGGCATCTATCTTTAGAACCGTATGTAAATCCAGACGATCTCATTGAATATAAGCATTTCCTAAAACCGAATGCAGTCCAAATAGAcaagaaatgtatttaaaaGACGACGCATCTACTTCCGGTCATTGAATACAAGCATTTTGTACGTCTGAATGCAGCTCAAGTGGACTAGAATTATATTTCTTAAATTTAggggatagatagatagatgtatATATCAACATTTTACTAACCTACTGTGGTGCCTTCATTGGACGCAACACATCCCTTGTTGTTCAGTGATGGGAAGGCTCCAAACATCTCTGAATCCCATGTCCACGCAGAACAGCCTAGGACAGAACCAATGTCTTGTTGTATGAAGATTTTAACACATTACACAAATATTTCACCCAATATGCAAATTAACAGTCTTGACAGTACACGAGAAAAATTTCGGGGATCTTCATTAGGAAGATGTCCTAAATTACTTTTTCAGGGTTTGATAATCTCTTGGGAAagatttacatttttttctatttgcATTAGGCATTTGGGTGTTTGTCTTAATGGAAAAAATATGGTTCGGACTTCTATAATATCACCAAGTTGTGATTTTCCAAAATATACTGTGTATTTcaaataaattttatttctttaacaTTTGGCCAACCTTTAATAATAGTAAAAACTGTGCTTGAATGACACCGTCATTTGTTTCTTTACGTTTTTCAAGTTAGTACAATAATACGTTTCATGGCAGTGAAAGTGTTTTTTTCTTCAGGCAGATTCCATGTACAGACTGAAGGAACCTTGTACCTACCTGTAGCTACTTCATTCTGCTGGCAGGTTGTTTCCACTCTGGCATCCACAGAGTTGGCAGACGGTCCTGATCCCCTGTACGTACACTTGAGGTTCTTGGTCTTACAGCATCGGGCAACTGCCTGTACACCTGGATACATATTTACTGATCACTTACAGGTAGACCGGGCAACTGCCTGTACACCTGGATACATATTTACTGATCACTTACAGGCAGACCGGGCAACTGCCTGTACACCTGGATACATATTTACTGATCACTTACAGGCAGACCGGGCAACTGCCTGCACACCTGGATACATATTTACTGATCACTTACAGGCAGACCGGACAACTGCCTGCACACCTGGATACATATTTACTGATCACTTACAGGCAGACCGGGCAACTGCCTGCACACCTGGATACATATTTACTGATCACTTACAGGCAGACCGGGCAACTGCCTGTACACCTGGATACATATTTACTGATCACTTACAGGCAGACCGGGCAACTGCCTGTACACCTGGATACATATTTACTGATCACTTACAGGCAGACCGGGCAACTGCCTGTACACCTGGATACATATTTACTGATCACTTACAGGCAGACCGGGCAACTGCCTGTACACCTGGATACATATTTACTGATCACTTACAGGTAGACCGGGCAACTGCCTGTACACCTGGATACATATTTACTGATCACTTACAGGTAGACCGGGCAACTGCCTGTACACCTGGATACATATTTAGTAATCACTTACAGCTAGACCGGGCAACTGCCTGGACACCTGCATACATAGCTAGTAATCACCCACAGGTTAAACGTTCAGTGACAtcagttgagtgagtgggtgagtgagtttagttttacgccgcactcagcaatattccagctatatggcggcggtctgtatataatcgagtctggaccagacaattcagtgatcgacaacatgagcattgagcTGCGCAAtaggaaaccgatgacatgtgtcaactaagtcagcgagcctgaccacccgattccgttagtcgcctttcatggcaagcatgggttgctgaaggcctgttctaccccggaaccttcacagGTCGACATCAGTTGAAACTTTACACGTTATAAGTCAAGCTGAATTTGCATCATGAATCAGTTACCCATCCTTGTTCCTCAAAAGATGAACAACGTGATCATACGTTTTTCATAATAGTTGTATATGAAAGAAAACGACTTTCACATTTTAATGGAACGCCTATTTTCCGACATCAACTTCACATCAACTATGTACGTACTACATTAAACATGCTGGACCGATTacacgcagatcgatgctcatgaggCCAGTTACTGGttcgtctggttcagactcgtgtgtgtacacacacagacacagacacagacacagacacagacacagacacagacacacacacacacacacacagagagagagacagacacacaggagtcttatacatgtatattgctgtaaactgcgttaaacaaacaagatTCTCTCTGATGCAATAAATACAGAGGCACAGTCATTCTCGTTTCGTTTACATTTACACTATTATCATCTGAATATTGCTTTACAATTGCTAATAAAGTATGTTTGGACTGAAACTGACATGAAACATGCAAATGTACCTACCGCTCGTTGACCTGTAGCCATTGGAAGCCTGGCAGGACATATGGCCATTGTGCATCAGGAACTGGTCGCCATCACGGTACCATTGTCCATTCTAACAGGAACAGTGATCAAATTCTGCTTTAATAAGTGTAAATGTCTAATTAGAGCATGTATATTACTGGGGTAGACTCACCGCATGTTAAATGTTGCGGAACAGTCTCTTTGAACTCCCGCTGCCGGAAGGAGGCACATATGAGTaaaggaaaaaaatatttcacaaaatcaCAGTACCGCATATGTTATAAGCTTACAGGAACCAGGAATACTCAGGAAAATGCACAAACGTGCGGTAGCGTTTCAAACTGGAGGAGATACTAGGATAATATTACAAGAAATCTGAGatgaaacaaatgtattttgtgttCTTAGGGAATGTTAAACACCAAAAATACCTTATGATAACTCGAACAGCCTGTCATAACCTCATCTCCCTGGCAGAAAGCGTACGACTTCTTGTCATCGCCGACTTGTGAGAACCCCGACCAGCGAGTGACACACTGGATGTCGGTGTTGTGGGCTCCAGAAGACATGTGACCAATCTCATGCTCGTTGTTGTGAGACACTTGGACAGGGTGGGTAACGTGGACAAACGGATCAATCGTGGTGGGAAGAGTGACCTGGTCTAGACAGATGAAGGAGAAGTGTTAGGAGGCTACAGCTACAACGGCGTTAAACGTCCGCAAATttattgaaagacaactccaCCGGAGATTGTGTAGACATCCAATGGCTTGTTTTCGTTGATCTCTCGTTAACCTAGCCACACCTGCTGTGTTTAGAATACAAGGAACGATTGTCATCCAAGCATCCTAGCCTCCAATTTAAGCCTGAATGCATAATTTGAATTTATACAGATAAAATAATGTATAGAGGCAACCTAACGTGTACATCCTGTTTGTCCCAGTTTATTTATAGATTGCACTTcaagggtggtggtggtggaggagAGTGGCCAAGGGGTTAAGGTGCTCGCTCATCACGCTAATggcacaggttcgattccatacataggtacaatgtgtaaaatcaAATTTATGGTGCCCCACCACTCCCTCCCCAAATAAACACTGcgtgaaactatactcactgaTATTATATATAGTTTTACGTAGAGCATCACCGATATGGTTCGAGTCAATGTTAAGTAGATTTCTTTGGTAGATATAAACTCAATGAAAACGTAAACCCTATCCTCTTACGTCCATCGCCACTGATATCCAGTTTAAGCGTTGTATCTGCTTTCCCCAGGTGGAATTCCTGGTACATTATGGGCTTTCCCTTGTAGTTTACAACGACGTCATAGTCTCCATGGAAACCGTTCACAGTGAAGGACGAACCATCGGAGAGTTTTCGTGCTACATGGGTTGACCATTCCTTCTTGACCAGATCCAGGTACCGTTGACCAGCAGCGTTCAACTGCAACAGTAATCAACAGCAGCGTGAGACGTTTTAGTCCAAGACATAAGATCCATTTATTTACCTCGAGAGGTCCAAAAGTTTGAATCGTAAGACCTCCATACTACATAGGAATCGACGTTCAAACCTTTTGAGTCTCAGGGGTAAATACACCAGGCCTTATCTCTTGGACCGTATGTAGTGTTGCAGTATCGTCACTTTAGCTGTGAATGATGGTAGTAGTTTGTTGTGACGCCTGGGACCGTCGCAAACAGTAATACAGTCTAGTATGATTGGACTGCACATTGGatcacaaataaaaaaaaaagttgTTGAAGAAACTGTTATCATTTATTTGTGCGTTTTCCAAGTTTGTTAGACGGTGCAGTGATAACTAAAAGAACAGGGTGAAAAGAGAAATGAACGTACGTTTTTGTGATGACAACCCAAACTGCACAAGCAGTGCGCAGTATGTACTCAGTAATTTGCATACTTTGGCCTTCTGTCTATTTCATCCTTGAAGAAATCATACACTTTACGTAGGGAGTAAATTTAATTTTCTCTCAGTTTGTAAATCAGCAGAAATAGCATGTCTCTGACGTCACTACCGCACATACATTTCGCTTTTCGAGCTCTTCCTTTAGTTGTCACTGGACCCTTGTCACAAACTGGGAAAACGCACAGATAAATGATGACAGTTTTTGAACAACTTACTTGACACAAATTACGCCAATTTTTCtagagtttgttgttttatttcactcAGCGTTGGTTTGattcttttttttattattagttTGTGTGTTAGATAGCAGTTTATCTATATCATTTTGTCAGGTTGTACTTTCTGGTCCAGCACGCTTAattatgtgggtttttttcactgCGGGACGCTAATCTAAGCACCACCACACTGGCCAGAACCCAAGAATTATTGTGCAGGATATAACATCATAACTCAATGTATGAATAACCATAACAATATCATCACGTTCGTGATGGAAAAACACCACTTACAAAGTAGTTGTATCCACTGACGAGTGCTGAAAGGGGACTCATCATGTCATGATCCCAGAAACCCCAGAAGATGACGCCATCGACGGCTGGGTGGCTGAAGTAGGTCCTAAGAGCCATATCGTACCAGTCAGCCCGGATGTTCTCGTCATGGTGCACGAGATCCAACTCCGTGATCCACAGGGGAAGGCCTACAGTTGCTAGTTTGTCCAGACGGGTCTGTAATGTTGTGTCACTAATATTATGCATTGGGTGGCAGGTTTTTGCTCTTTTTATTATCAATTCCAGAATAGAAGACGTGTACAATGCAAATAAAGATAAATGTGACAGGACACATTGTGATTGCTCACATAGCTATATTAAAGTTAATTATAATAATTTCACAGTGTCCATaaagtttacatttgaaaaGGATTTTCATAGAGTTCCAATTGTTAAGCCATTGCAGAAACCTTGCTTTGCTTTTACTAATGTCTGATTTTGTCTATTTGGCGGTAACAGTGCCTTTAGAAATAAGGATAGATGCGTTATTCGACTTGTATATTAGATATAAAATTTAGCTCATAAACGTTTCACCGTTTCACTGATGAAACAGGGGTAACGTCTGCAGATAGCCGATTATGTACAGATGAAATATGGTTTCAGAGCAACTTATCTATAGTTAGAAAAGGTTTAAGAACTCTTCCTAACACAAATTGTTTGAAACAGAAAGAAAGCGTTCAATAACTTGAGGTTGTGAATGATATCATTTGATGGTTTTGAACGTGCAAAATATACTAAATGGTGTATTTTGAATGGAAATCGAAAGGTTAACGTATCTTTCCTAATGTTTTCACTACTTACTGGTGTATACTTCATTGCCGGAATAAaattcgattcacatttgttaTATGTAATTTTAAGGGATGATGTGGTTTGTTGAATAAATAGAGAGTTATATATAATATGCTAAGACAAAACCGTACTTTCAGTAGCGTTGGGTCTGGTCGTGTGTAGGGGTGGAAGTGACTCTGTAAACCCATGCCGCCCAGTCCAACATTAGCAGTTTTGAAAGCCTTAGCCTGCTGGACATATGCCTGTAATGGAACAATAGCgatgtatacatgaatgaatgaagacgCTGAGCTAATCCAGAAAGGTAATGAGATGGCCGTAAAACGACAATCCCCATCGCCACCACCATCCCCAACCTCCGACATAAACATATCATTGACAAGGGTTAAAAAAATGCCAGTGTTCATCTGTAAGAACTCCTGTAGTGGGTGCGTgaaggagtgggtgagtggatgagtggactggtgagtaagtgagtgagtgagtgggtaaacGAACGAATGAGTGAATATCACATTGTGTGGTTATACAAAGGACAATATAGTATATGGACAAGCTTCTCCGGCTCTTCTGCTACTGCACCACCGGCATCTGCGGGACCTAAATCTTCATTTCAAGATCACTGAAGAAAGGTGCAACAATGGCTAAGGAATAATCCATCTCGAAATGTGTTTAGGAAAGTATTAGTTGCCTACGTCAGTAACGCCTCCCACGGCAACGACGTCGTAGTCGTTGAGAAACAGTGTAGGAAACGGATCGGCTTTGTGGACCATGTCGTAAATCTTCTCGGAGTAGTGAGGATCGCCTGTCTTTTCCTCATACAGTTGGCCATGGAgcagttcgttattcacgtcCCAGTGGTCCAGTCTGCACATAAAACGTCAGTGTCATAAATATACTAATATATCCTACCCTATCTATCGGTTCCCTAGAACCAGATCCAATTACTTGTGCCATTTATAATTAAAATTCAAATAATCAAACCCATTTCTGAAGATCCCCACCCTaatatcgttggaatattgctaagcggcgtaaaagcatactcCCTCACTAAAATTTAGATATAAAGTATCCAGAAAAAATGTTAAACTAGATGTTGGcgttttattgttgtttgtacatatatgtaacgCAAATAATCTCAAATCGAATTATCATTAGTATAGTATTGGTATACCAACGCTATTTTAGAACTCTGCACTGTaataaaaaatcacattttgttaATCAGCAATAGACTCGCCCATGCTTTAATTTAGCCACACCATGAGATCGAACATCTACTCACTGTCCTTTGGTGATGCTCGTCATATACTTGAGTCGTTTCTCAATGGTAGCCTTTAGCATTGTTCCATTCAAGGCTTCAACCCAACTTGGAGAGTGACCTGGTACTCCCCAGAACATGTTGTGGCCTCTTACCTTCatactgaaaatgaacaaatgtAAAAAAGCAAACATATCTTACTTAGTATGTTAACATGACTGTCAATTTCTCCATTATTCTGTGGAAAGATGCATGTGTAAATCTAGTAGCAGTAGTTGTGACAACATACCCATGCTGCTTCAGCACCTTCACACCATCTGTAGCATACTTGTAGTCTGGTTTGTCCTGTAACATAACGTAACATAACGTAACATTATACTTTTAGTGCTCTTAATTCTCAATCAAATATGAATGTATTTGCTTTTAGCTACTGTTGTCCAACTCTTAAAATTTCAGCTCATAAAAAATGCAAATCTTAGAATAAAACCTAATTCTACGCAGGTGCTTTCCCACGACATCCCTTCCTGACTTGATGCTATATTATGTATACAAAATACACTTATATTTATCGTGTTTGGGTTGTACTTATGATGACGGTTGCACTGTTTTCACGACGTCCCCGGAGTGAATCTGAAGTACCGCTAATCCCACATGATCGCGATCCTCCATATTCCCGGGCCTTGTATTTCCTATAAGTCTACACGTAACCTTCGATCTGTTTCCGTCATTCCTGAAATCTCAGAGTAACCGCCCTTGAGGTTTATTAACATATTTACCAAATgtaggggaggtaactcgtATTATCGAGGAATCAATGACACACCAAACTGGAATGGATATGAAGGCATCCTTGCCATAATGATCTGAGGTCAGAAATCAGATATAATTAAGCATCCTCGAGCTCGGAGAGTCCTTCGatgggtggccgtgtttggcacCTTGACTGCTGATGAGCGTTTCAGTCCtgcccacaacgaagcacatgtgacacatgtgatcgtgaGTGTGTTCAATAAACGCCTCTGTTCaccaagcagaaaatgggtacccgatgggataagtcatgtgactatcaaCCTTCCCTAGCTTTGGTTATCCGGCGTAATAATAATCACATTGTAGCGCTTTCAGCTTGCCCCCCACCcgcaacacagacacacagacacacacagacacaggcacagacacacacagacagacagacagacacacacacacacagatatacagAGGATGCATGAGCTCATGGTTTGGAGTTTATCTCAGTATTAAACAAATGTATCACATCTATCCATAAAGTTTACCatagaacacatatactggTACATTCCTTTCCAACTTTAAAATGGCGTGGGGTGAACCCACTCACTACGACAGATGTACTCACCCTAGTTCCTCGGTTATACTTCCACTTAAACGACCCAGCCGTAACCCAGTTAAACATCTTGTAGACAAAGTTCTGATATCCTTTGTAGTCATCGTTTGTCATCAAATCCTCCTTGACCATGGATCCAAAGCCAAAAAGATGTCGCTTGAGATCTATCTGTAGACGAAACAACGGGACGCAATGTAATATGTAAACGACTGGGATTAACGACATTGAACGATGAAAACAGGCGAATATCCAATTTAGTTACAACCATAAAGCAAGATTCATTTGCACTGATAATATTTGTATGTCAAACCTTAATTTCAATATCAGCTGGGTTGAAAGAAGATGAATGAGTCACTCTGAAACAAAGGACAGTCATATAAGTAAATGTAAACTTATACATTTGACATGCAAGAGAGATTACTTTTATGGCCATGAGTGAGTTGTGGTTAACCCATAGAAGGCAGTGTTCGCAACAGTCTGTGCGTAATCAAATAAGTGAATGAGAAATCTTCTCATAATCAAAGCGGGGTAGGGTAGCCCAGAGGTTAAAGCGATTGGTCGTCACACCCATGGCCCGGATCGATTCCATGCatgagtacattgtgtgaagtggatttctggtgtccctcgcccagatattgcatgaatatttctaaaagcgggaTTGAGCACTACTTACTCACTATTACACTAGTCAAGCTAAATCATAAGCTTGTGTTTATGAACAACTATTTtcgaatcactatcaaatagtgatggTACTATGTTACTATTTATGCCCAACTTATGGCATTCATCACAAGCACCGACTGAAGACCTGTAGCAGAACAACAGAGCGGTTGACCATCCTACCTggtgttagtcgcctcttacgacaggcacgGATCACTAGGGGTTTATATATAATTACCCTGAGGTAGAACATTGGGTCGCTGTTTTGTCAATAAAGTCTGTGTTTCTTTTAGGCAAGGGTAATTTACTTGACATGTATGATGTTTTTCCTGATCTTCTGAATCCTAGCATCCGCCTCCGCCTTCCAGTTAACATCCTCATCTACTTCCACCAGTGATGTGTCGTCGATGAGAAAGTCAATGCCAGGCACCGGTCCTTGGAAATGTATATAGGCCCTACTCATGTCTGTCGATTGAGATGATAGTAAATTAGTATTTACAATTACCAAGTCTATGCCTTGGTAATTCATGTCTTTTTGAAAAGTTTTCCACAACTGTTTAATGAAAAGTATTAATGTTCAAATATCTAATGACACTTAACGTTTTCAACATGATGTATCTCACATTATGGAAATGCTGACCAATGGTATCGCAGTCGATTTTTTCCTGGAAGCAGAACAGG includes the following:
- the LOC137277086 gene encoding uncharacterized protein gives rise to the protein MSPFQCLPLLVILTTCGYGLELLKNPGFENLDLSDNWGGYGCKLDVTTNDVHGGSHALKVSGRKTWDAGPGQVIPLTPGGRYAYRTSIKQLNDQSGSLFQSMKMNIAYTWSDTGKTDYYPIGQHPYVRSSTGWFSLNGNFTVPLRNMSRAYIHFQGPVPGIDFLIDDTSLVEVDEDVNWKAEADARIQKIRKNIIHVKVTHSSSFNPADIEIKIDLKRHLFGFGSMVKEDLMTNDDYKGYQNFVYKMFNWVTAGSFKWKYNRGTRDKPDYKYATDGVKVLKQHGMKVRGHNMFWGVPGHSPSWVEALNGTMLKATIEKRLKYMTSITKGQLDHWDVNNELLHGQLYEEKTGDPHYSEKIYDMVHKADPFPTLFLNDYDVVAVGGVTDAYVQQAKAFKTANVGLGGMGLQSHFHPYTRPDPTLLKTRLDKLATVGLPLWITELDLVHHDENIRADWYDMALRTYFSHPAVDGVIFWGFWDHDMMSPLSALVSGYNYFLNAAGQRYLDLVKKEWSTHVARKLSDGSSFTVNGFHGDYDVVVNYKGKPIMYQEFHLGKADTTLKLDISGDGHQVTLPTTIDPFVHVTHPVQVSHNNEHEIGHMSSGAHNTDIQCVTRWSGFSQVGDDKKSYAFCQGDEVMTGCSSYHKNGQWYRDGDQFLMHNGHMSCQASNGYRSTSGVQAVARCCKTKNLKCTYRGSGPSANSVDARVETTCQQNEVATGCSAWTWDSEMFGAFPSLNNKGCVASNEGTTVGTWSYAACCTAPKLTCKTKVSKPSGVQMGDKAVVSCDKGTVMLGCNVRANFGRSGGAFIGGSQPEWCTAVNGQDKVAGEEGVLAVATCCSLDAHGGPIIG